CAGATCAGCGTTACGAAGACGAGGCCATAATAAATCCAGCCGCCGAGCCGCCGTCCGCGGATCAGCAGGCCGCCCGAGGCGAGCATGGCGACGCCCGCCAGGAGATAATAGGCCGAGCCGCCCAGAGCCGCGAGCCAGGCGCCGCCGACCGACAATATGAGGCCGATCAGGGCGACGAGAAGCCCGACGATGACCGCGGGCCATGGACCCGAAAAGACCTGCCGCAGTTTTTGCATCGCGCGATTACCCCTCGCTTTTCCGATGGCCCCTTACGAGCCATCAATTCGTCGCGCGTTGGAATGTTCCCTGCCGATTCAATGCTGGAGGCACCCGCCGGGCGACGCCCGCCTCAGGCAAGCGATGCGGTGATGGCGACCGGTCCGCTCGGCATCCCGCGCCGGCGCGCATCGCGGTGCCCATCGCGGTCCGGAGCAAAATTGACCCAGGTCAGCAAAAAACGTGAGGCCGAAGGCGGAGGTCGGCGCGGGACCGGCCGCGATTTGCCGCTATCCCGGAGGCGGTCCGGGGAACGGTGCCTTTGCGACCGGCGGACACCTCAAGGAGATTGAGGCGTGAAGAGCATCGAGGGCAGGCGCATCGACCGATCGCATGCATCGCGGAGCGCGTGATCCCGTGCACAAGTAGCAGGAGAGAGAATATGACGAATGAGCAACCGGCCGCGAAGGACGCGCAAAAGGGTCCCGGCGAACAAATCCTCCCTCGTGAAGATCAAGACGGTTGCGAGTTCGACAGTCTCCGAGGAGGTGCCGACCCGTCGGGCGGGCAATCGAGCGAGGTGCCGCGGGACAATGGGAGAGGCAATCGCGGCAGCCTTGGCGGCAAAAGCGCGGAGCGTGACAGTTCGCCGCTAAGCACGCCGAGCGAGGGCAGCCCTTTCGAACGCCCTACCGAGGACGATCTTGCCGACCAGGAAGCCCGCGAGGGCGATAGACGATGATGCGCGTTCAGGACCATTGCGCGACGCGGCGCGGGCATGCCGCAGGCGCGGCGACGCGAGATGGTCGTACCCCGGAAGAGACGGGGATCGCGCGCATGCCGGCATTGCGTCGCCCGACTATCGCCTGACCGAGCGCGCGCCGCCCGAACCCGCCGCGCGGTCGAAGGCGACCGCTTCCGAAACGCCGGCGGGCGGCTGCGATACCGCGGCCAGCGCGTCAGGCCGGAATCCGGGAAGCCCTCCGAGGTGGTCGATCAGCAAGCTCCACCCGGGCAGCGCCTCGTCGAAGGTCCAGGTTTCGCCAGAGATCCGTATGTCGCAGCAGATCAGATCGCTCGTCAGTTCGTCGCGCTTGTAGAAGACGATTTTCTCCACCTCTGCCATGGGCAGTCGGGAGAGAAGCTCCGCGTCGATGCAGGTCATAATATTTGCTTCAAAATTCGCCCCGCCGGAGCGGGGCGCAGTGAGAGGGTTCCAAGGGCCCGTGGCTCATGGCCAGAAGGCGCGGGAGCACAGGGCCAGCCGAAAAACGCGTGGCTGGGCGCTATGTTCCGCCCCGCGCTGGCGGATGGCCCGAGGGCGGACGAAAAGGACAAGAGGATGGCGAAAATCAACCGTCGTAAGGGGTTTCCCCGATGGCGACGGAATGGGGAACACGCATAGATGCCCGTTCAAGACGGGGTCTTGGGAAAAGGAGCGTCATCATGGCCATTCTCCGGCGCATTCGCGAAGCCTTCGATATTATATTCCTCACGATATTTGCATTCGGAATGTTCGCTGCGATGGCAATCATAATCGAGACCAAGCTCCCCTAGGCGGTGTCGGCAAAGAAATTCCCCGGTACCCAGGCCAGACCGCGCTGCATCGTCCGTTTCGCCCTCCCGGTTCCTCCTCGCTCGCCCTGCCGCCCGCGCGGGCGATTGGAGCGCCGATGCACGGATGCGCACCGGAAGGTTGAGCGCCCCGAGCTACGATCGGGACTTCGCGTCGCCGTCGGCGACTGCGGCCGGCTTTCGTCCGGCGCTTGCGGGGGCCAGGCTGGCTCGCGCGCCCGATCAGCGCAGGCTGCGGAAGGTGATCGACCAGCGCGGTTCGTTGATTGCCGCGATACTATGTTCCCATTCCTCGCGCGCCTCGCCGGCAAGATGGTAGATCGAGCGCGGCGCGAGCGCGACATTTGCCCGCTCGAACCGGTTCGCACCGCGCCGGCGAAACCGCATCGTCGCCGCCGCGCCGAGCGACAGCCCGACGACATGCTCGAAAACCGGACGATCCTTGTGCCAGCCGATCCCCGCGCCAGGACCATATGCGATGAGCAGGGCCTGCTCGAGTGTCTCGGGCTCGACCCCGGCGAATTGCGCCGCGCGGGCGCGAAGCGGCGCGAGCCAGGCGGGAATGGGCTCGCCGCGCGCAAAGCGGCCGGTCTGGAAATCATAGGTCCAGCCGAACGAGCGCGTGAGGCGTTTGCCCTCCCATTGCTGGAACTGGAATGGCGTCAGCTGCGCGGCATCGATGTGCGCGACAAGACCGGCCGCCTCGGCAGGCGTGACGGCGTCCTCGCGATAGGCGAGGCCGGGAAGGAGCGGCGCCCCGAACAGGTCGGGGTGGGGCGCGGGTCGCGGCCCGCGCGCGGCAGCGGGCACCGTCACAACGGGAGCGCGGCTTGCGCGCGCAGCGGTTCGACAAAGAGCGTGTGGCGC
This genomic interval from Sphingopyxis chilensis contains the following:
- a CDS encoding alpha-ketoglutarate-dependent dioxygenase AlkB, producing MTVPAAARGPRPAPHPDLFGAPLLPGLAYREDAVTPAEAAGLVAHIDAAQLTPFQFQQWEGKRLTRSFGWTYDFQTGRFARGEPIPAWLAPLRARAAQFAGVEPETLEQALLIAYGPGAGIGWHKDRPVFEHVVGLSLGAAATMRFRRRGANRFERANVALAPRSIYHLAGEAREEWEHSIAAINEPRWSITFRSLR